From the Candidatus Polarisedimenticolia bacterium genome, the window GATCAAACTCCACGCTGGTCAGGATCGCCGTGCGCGGGCGATAGTGCAGGAACTTGGAGCCCTTGTCGAAGTAGGCCGACTCATACTCGTCGCCTTCGATGACGAAGTGGCTGCCGCGTCCGAGGTGGAAGCTGCGATCCTCCCCGCTCAGAACTCCGCCCACCAGCCAGGAAGGGTCACGTCCCGCCTCCTTCAGGACCCAGGCCATCAGCGCCGAGGTGGTCGTCTTGCCGTGCGTCCCGGCGATGACCACGGGATGGGAGTTTTTCAGGAACAGATCCTCGACCGCTTGCGGAAAGCTGCTCCAGGCGAGCTTTCGGGCCACGGCTGATAGTGCCTCGGGGTTGGAGGGGGTGGCGATGTTCCCGATAATCACCAGCTCAGGGCCCCAGTCAAGGTTCTCGGCCCGGTAGCCCGACATCAGAGTGATTCCGAGACGCTCGAGCATCGTCGACATCGGCGGGTAGACATTCTCGTCGGAGCCCCGGACCTCGTAGCCTGCTTCGGCCAGAAGTCCCGCCAACGAGCCCATCCCGGTGCCGCAGATGCCCACCAGGTGGATCTTGCCGCGGCTCATCGCCGGCTTCCGGTGGGAGGCGGCTGCAGCGCGCCCGGCGACAGCACCTTGCGCAGCAGATGGCCGAGCCGCGTCTCGAGCTTCAGCGGCGCCCTCGCCTTTCCACGGGTCAGGACCACGATCGCGGCGTCGGCCACGAAGGGATCGCCGCCGCGCTTGAGCGGCTTGCGGCAGATTCGATCGATGAGGGTGATTTCGGCGGGACCCAGTGATTCCAGGGCGGTGCGGAACTCCTGCCTGCCGTAGGCCACCCAGTAGATCTTCTCCGGATCGGGCCGTGCCGGATCGGGTAAATCTCCATAGGTGGATCCGTCGGTGAGATTCACCCGCAGGAAGACGCGTCCGCCGTCCGGGTCGCAGATGCGGAAAAGCTCCTCCAGGGCCCGCCGGTAACCGGCGATGTGCATGAGCACGTCGCAATTGACCACGGCTCGAAAGCGTCCCGACGGGTGAGGAATCTCGTGGATCGAGCCGAGGGCGAGGTGGTCGGCCTGAAGGGAAGGATAGGTCAGCCGGCAGTGCGCCAGCATCTCCTCGGAGCGATCCACCAGGTAGGTGTGGGCGGCTCCCGCCTTCTCGAGATAAACCGGCACGTAGAAGCCGGGCCCGCAGCCGACGTCGACGAGATCCTCGCCGGAGACCAGGTTGGCGCGCAGCAGCTGGGACATCCGGTAGCGCTCGTTCGACCAGCGCCGCCGCCCGCGCCGGGATTCCCAGTCATCGGAAAGGTTGCGGGCAACCGCGGATTCCTCCCACTGGCGCACTTCCACTACCGGCTTTCCGCCTGCGCCGGGTTCGCCCGAAGGCTGATTCGAACGGCTCATGGGGTCTGGATCCTCCGTGTCGATCGTCCTCTTTCCTTGCGAGCAATGCCTGGATCCCTATATCACGGCAGCCGGTGTCGGTCAAAGAAAAGCGGAACGCGGCAGCGCGGATCCGCACCCAATGCGACCCGACAGGGTCGCTGAAGATCGCACACCAGCTTCAGCTTGGGAGAGGGTAGGAAGGGCGAGACAGGAGGCCGGGCCGGCCCTCAGGGTGTGGCGGCGGTGGCCTCGGGATTCACATCGTGGGTGACCAGCGCCACCTGATCCACGCCGGCCTGCCGGACCATATCCATGATCTGCACGACGTAGCCGTAATCGAGCTCCCCGTCGGCCTGGACGAAGACCACCTTGTCCTTGCGGCCGGTGACCGCCTTGGACACTTCATCCACGAGATTGTTGCGGTCCACCGTATCCTTGTTCAGCAACATTGTCTGGTCGGCCTTGACCGTGAGGATGAGCTGGACGCTGGTGGGATCGATAATCACGTCCGCCGTCGACTCCTTGGGAATCTCCATGTCGAACCCCTTCTGGAGCAGTGGGGTCACGACCATGAA encodes:
- a CDS encoding biopolymer transporter ExbD yields the protein MGMGGGSGSGVKSEINVTPLVDVVLVLLIIFMVVTPLLQKGFDMEIPKESTADVIIDPTSVQLILTVKADQTMLLNKDTVDRNNLVDEVSKAVTGRKDKVVFVQADGELDYGYVVQIMDMVRQAGVDQVALVTHDVNPEATAATP
- a CDS encoding class I SAM-dependent methyltransferase, whose product is MSRSNQPSGEPGAGGKPVVEVRQWEESAVARNLSDDWESRRGRRRWSNERYRMSQLLRANLVSGEDLVDVGCGPGFYVPVYLEKAGAAHTYLVDRSEEMLAHCRLTYPSLQADHLALGSIHEIPHPSGRFRAVVNCDVLMHIAGYRRALEELFRICDPDGGRVFLRVNLTDGSTYGDLPDPARPDPEKIYWVAYGRQEFRTALESLGPAEITLIDRICRKPLKRGGDPFVADAAIVVLTRGKARAPLKLETRLGHLLRKVLSPGALQPPPTGSRR